A genome region from Meleagris gallopavo isolate NT-WF06-2002-E0010 breed Aviagen turkey brand Nicholas breeding stock chromosome 7, Turkey_5.1, whole genome shotgun sequence includes the following:
- the LOC116216843 gene encoding kelch-like protein 41 has protein sequence AVEILSEICRTVLSCEFLLLASDNTSVVLFQLDSIAGEWVALPPLPSARCLFGLGESDDKIYVIAGKDLRNEESLDSVLCYDPVAMKWGEIKKLPIKVYGHATISNNGLIYSLGGKTDDKKCTNRVFVYNPKKGDWRDLAPMKVARSMFGTAIHKGKIFIAGGVTEEGLTSSVEAFDLTTNKWEIVPEFPQERSSISLVTLSGSLYAIGGFAMIQLESKEFAPSEVTDIWKYDDEKKEWIGILKEIRYATGASCLATRLNLFKLSKL, from the exons GCTGTTGAGATACTGAGTGAGATTTGTAGAACAGTTTTGTCATGTGAATTTTTACTACTTGCCTCTGATAACACTTCTGTTGTACTTTTTCAGCTGGATAGCATTGCTGGTGAGTGGGTTGCCCTTCCTCCACTGCCGTCAGCCAGGTGTCTCTTCGGGCTGGGAGAGTCAGACGACAAGATCTATGTAATTGCAGGCAAGGACCTTCGCAATGAGGAGTCTCTAGATTCAGTATTGTGCTATGACCCTGT GGCAATGAAATGGGGTGAGATCAAAAAACTACCCATCAAAGTATACGGCCATGCTACCATCTCAAACAATGGATTGATATATTCTCTTGGTGGAAAAACTGATGATAA gaaaTGTACTAATAGAGTATTTGTATACAATCCAAAGAAAGGAGACTGGAGAGACCTGGCTCCAATGAAAGTGGCTCGCTCAATGTTTGGAACAGCCATCCATAAAGGCAAGATTTTCATTGCCGGTGGTGTCACTGAAGAAGGCCTTACTTCATCTGTTGAAGCTTTTGATCTGACCACAAATAA GTGGGAAATTGTGCCTGAATTTCCCCAGGAGCGAAGTTCTATCAGTTTAGTCACCTTAAGTGGATCTTTGTATGCTATTGGAGGTTTTGCAATGATTCAGCTCGAATCTAAAGAATTTGCACCCAGTGAAGTCACTGACATATGGAA GTATGACGATGAAAAGAAGGAATGGATTGGTATACTGAAAGAGATCCGATATGCGACTGGAGCTTCCTGCTTGGCTACACGTTTAAATCTCTTCAAGCTGTCGAAGCTGtaa
- the FASTKD1 gene encoding FAST kinase domain-containing protein 1, mitochondrial isoform X3: MLSVESHDSLAGVLVTEAWKRLESLSLPALSKFALCLHKQRRHFSPLTGKIAHLVDMKLDSVQDIRILSVLMISISGVISRSFQDRLLQKVEQLLGEEVHFNYAKRIVQFLQLSKLMYPSLLEKCNKIFLKSTSHLDLDNICLIFGLYEQLGFDNAEFRLIAKQLLSESIDDYHDPEAFAKLFFVLGPMAGSKIRERLLTTAALIAEGFSSHQALVILKTMQKMKCRHSHLLEKMVSVLHRHLDSYHVSQLVKLTQCLVLLHCHDQELFAKLKMLLFGFLRSSVIPADTAAIIRTLAMLPSSQVEEIIINKATAVLPQCRLQNLSCIATALVKWNHYDKLQWQNTSELHVKLLQKLNDYGFQRLQEARNLNLLLEELTHVNGEWLQEVISEETVAACRRLIDQVTWANMLQLSIFLVKTNHRCPSLLDRIASVTVQNINKIHPLEMYFIVYLFSVLNYDPPANEEFFQSCIQHLTSNLSCFETHHLVLLGYILAVAGYFPPALIKTVFDVSFLSRLDAQLEVLSDTLRQRVRSRLMKLNRAVCLECPEFHIPWFHEHYFQRVLCKGISRINPLRQHFHRMLAEILGGSHYARVSVLTPYYYEIDFECILDKNKKPLSYMTQNILLDDLSGIHLRHDIKDEERKALPQGAQRIALEFLDSKAFSKDSRHLKGEPAVKKRHLEILGYRVIQIPHFEWNSMVLSTKPEQLEYLRKRLYEAQ; the protein is encoded by the exons CCTTAGTTTACCAGCTTTGTCCAAATTTGCACTGTGTTTACATAAGCAGCGCAGACATTTTAGTCCCCTAACTGGTAAAATAGCACATCTTGTGGACATGAAACTGGATTCTGTGCAGGATATAAG GATCTTGTCAGTTTTGATGATCAGTATATCTGGTGTCATCTCACGGAGTTTTCAGGACCGATTACTACAGAAGGTAGAACAACTACTGGGAGAAGAAGTCCACTTCAACTACGCCAAAAGAATTGTACAGTTTCTTCAACTTAGTAAACTGATGTATCCTTCTTTGCTAGAAAAATGCAACaagattttcttaaaaagcacCTCTCACCTTGATTTAGACAACATTTGTCTTATTTTTGGACTGTATGAGCAGCTGGGTTTTGACAATGCAGAGTTCCGCTTGATTGCTAAACAGCTGCTGTCTGAATCAATAGATGATTACCATGATCCTGAAGcctttgcaaaattattttttgttcttgggCCTATGGCTGGGTCCAAGATAAGAGAAAG gTTGCTAACAACTGCAGCACTCATCGCAGAAGGATTTAGCAGTCATCAAGCATTAGTGATACTGAAGacaatgcagaaaatgaaatgtagaCATTCTCATCTGcttgaaaa AATGGTTTCTGTTCTGCACAGACACTTGGATAGCTATCACGTATCGCAGTTGGTAAAGTTAACACAGTGCTTGGTGTTGTTGCATTGCCATGATCAGGAGTTGTTTGCCAAGCTGAAAATGTTGTTATTTGG ttttctaagATCTAGTGTCATACCTGCTGATACTGCTGCAATAATTCGCACACTGGCCATGCTTCCATCCTCTCAAGTGGAGGAGATCATTATAAACAAAGCTACAGCAGTTTTACCTCAATGCAGGCTCCAAAACCTCAGTTGCATTGCTACAGCTCTTGTCAAATGGAATCATTATGACAAGTTGCAGTGGCAAAACACTTCTGAGCTACATGTAAAGCTTCTGCAAAAACTAAATGACTATGGATTTCAGAGACTTCAGGAAGCCAGGAACTTAAATCTCCTGTTGGAAGAACTCACACATGTGAATGGAGAGTGGTTGCAGGAAGTCATTAGTGAGGAGACTGTGGCTGCGTGTCGACGTTTGATAGATCAAGTAACATGGGCAAATATGTTACAGTTGTCTATTTTTCTCGTAAAAACAAACCATCGCTGTCCTTCATTACTTGACAGAATAGCATCTGTGACTGTTCAAAATATAAACAAG atccACCCACTGGAAATGTATTTCATTGTCtatcttttctctgttctgaacTATGATCCTCCTGCCAATGAAGAGTTCTTTCAGAGTTGTATCCAACATCTGACTTCTAACTTGA GTTGTTTTGAAACTCATCACTTGGTGCTGCTGGGTTACATTTTGGCAGTGGCTGGGTATTTTCCTCCAGCTCTCATAAAGACAGTATTTGATGTTTCGTTCCTAAGCAGATTGGATGCTCAACTTGAAG TTCTGTCTGATACCTTAAGGCAGAGGGTCCGCTCACGGCTTATGAAACTGAACAGAGCAGTCTGTCTGGAATGTCCGGAGTTTCACATCCCTTGGTTTCATGAGCACTATTTCCAGCGTGTCTTGTGTAAAG GCATTAGCCGAATAAATCCACTGCGACAGCATTTTCACAGAATGCTGGCAGAGATCTTAGGAGGAAGCCATTATGCAAGAGTATCTGTTCTCACACCGTACTACTATGAAATAG ATTTTGAATGCATtctggataaaaataaaaagcctctTTCTTACATGACTCAGAATATACTTCTGGATGATTTGAGTGGAATACACTTGAGACATGACATCAAGGATGAAGAGAGAAAGGCATTGCCACAAGGGGCTCAGAG aatTGCTTTGGAATTTCTTGATTCGAAAGCTTTTAGTAAAGATTCACGCCACCTGAAAGGAGAACCTGCAGTGAAAAAACGACACCTGGAAATACTGGGGTATCGGGTCATTCAG ATTCCTCACTTTGAATGGAATTCTATGGTTCTGTCCACAAAACCTGAGCAGCTTGAGTATCTGAGAAAACGTCTATATGAAGCTCAGTGA
- the LOC100542537 gene encoding coiled-coil domain-containing protein 173-like — MHFPRTPVKGFKKAPRGSGGPSCRHGSSSRLQIPGRGLRREENMWHADSRSLRLLAEEEGFIQTPRPAPSRTQAAGNCSVFKYLQTCGIPVHSLCHEVPGPSISFPFCFRIEEHKHQADLVKQENKREGEKIQRLSHLYQLEIQRGKEKEQEEKREHQRQYHEHAAEQEKIKNEEKQKEDKEDDQIRAYIKEKELMADLRREKDAETSRLIEEHQDRACKKLTAQMNKALRMEDDRLDRAAAEVEDEYQVKTKEKEAKKKAAIESIAEHRTTDAKMKLQKEREEKAEGEKDRSQWMTDDRIYLEMEKAKKDKQHDANVELQKFRIQQMAEKQAKKQQEKQADLDYDAQRKATFH, encoded by the exons ATGCATTTTCCACGAACACCCGTCAAGGGCTTTAAGAAAGCCCCAAGAGGGAGCGGAGGACCCTCCTGCCGCCACGGCAGCTCCTCCAGGCTCCAAATCCCAGGGAGAGGCCTGCGGAGGGAGGAGAACATGTGGCACGCAGACAGCCGCTCACTTCGCCTTCTGGCGGAGGAGGAAGGCTTCATTCAAACTCCGAGGCCGGCGCCGAGCAGAACCCAGGCCGCGGGCA ATTGTTCGGTGTTCAAGTACCTGCAGACGTGTGGTATTCCAGTCCATTCCCTATGTCATGAAGTCCCCGGGCCAtctatttccttccctttctgtttcagaataGAGGAGCACAAGCATCAGGCAGACCTGGtcaagcaggaaaacaaaagagaaggtgaaaaaatacaaaggctGAGCCATTTGTACCAACTGGaaattcagagaggaaaagaaaaggaacaggaaGAGAAACGTGAACACCAGAGGCAGTATCAT GAGCATGCAGCCgaacaggaaaaaattaaaaatgaagagaaacaaaaagaagacaaagaggATGATCAAATTAGGGcttatattaaagaaaaagaactgatgGCTGAtctgagaagagagaaagatgcAGAGACCAGCAG GCTAATTGAGGAGCATCAGGACAGAGCTTGTAAAAAACTAACTGCACAGATGAACAAGGCATTGAGGATGGAAGATGATCGTCTTGATCGAGCAGCTGCAGAGGTTGAAGATGAGTACCAAGTGAAAACCAAAGAGAAAGAAGCTAAAAAAAAGGCTGCCATTGAATCTATTGCTGAACACAGAACCACTGAT GCAAAGATGAAATTgcagaaggagagagaggaaaaagcagagggTGAGAAGGACCGCAGTCAGTGGATGACAGATGATCGTATCTAcctggaaatggaaaaagctaagaaagacaaacagcatGATGCAAATGTAGAATTACAGAAGTTTCGAATCCAGCAAATG GCAgagaaacaggcaaaaaaacagcaggaaaaacaagCGGACTTGGACTATGATGCTCAGAGAAAAGCCACTTTTCattaa